In the Juglans microcarpa x Juglans regia isolate MS1-56 chromosome 6D, Jm3101_v1.0, whole genome shotgun sequence genome, one interval contains:
- the LOC121234299 gene encoding homeobox-leucine zipper protein HDG5-like isoform X1 — MYGDCQVMPTMAGNVVSSESLFSSPPIQNPSFNFMPGMPFQTFPPMIAKEENGLLSGKDEMESGSGSERVEEKSGNEHESEQLPKKIKRYHRHTASQIQEMEALFKECPHPDDKQRLKLSQELGLKPRQVKFWFQNRRTQMKAQQDRTDNAILKVENETLRQENFRLQRALNNVVCPNCGGPCMIDGEMGLDEQQLRLENSRLREELERVSSCLASQYAGRPIEAMQAAATFMPPPSLDLDMNIYSRHFQDPMASCTDMIPVPMLMPPETAYHFPEAGLLLEEEKPIALELAVSSMDELVKMCRGTEPLWIRNNENGREVLNLEEHARMFPWPLNLRHHSNELRTEASRDSAVVIMNSITLVDAFLDANKWMELFPSIVSRAKTVQVLSSGDSGHASGSLQLMYAELQVLSPLVPTREGHFLRYCQQNAEESGTWAIVDFPIDSFHDNLEPSFPRYKRRPSGCLIQDMPNGYSRVTWIEHAEVEEKPVHQFFSDFVYSGMAFGAQRWLAVLQRQCERVASLMARNISDLGVIPSPEARKNLMKLAQRMLRIFCVNISTSSGLIWTALSDSPDDSVRIATRKITEPGQPNGLILCAVSSTWLPYPHNHVFGLLRDERRRSQLDVISNGNSLHEVAHIANGSHPGNCVSLLRINVASNSSQHVELMLQESCTDDSGSLVVYTTIDVDSIQLAMSGEDPSCIPLLPMGFVIVPVGSTGETTNISEDGNPNIPSSEEGNSPTSSGCLLTVVVQDLVSTIPSAKLNLSSVTSINNHLCNALHQITAALSSTTSKTSCPDNASALG; from the exons ATGTATGGGGATTGCCAAGTAATGCCAACCATGGCAGGTAATGTAGTTTCCTCAGAATCACTCTTCTCGTCTCCGCCGATCCAAAACCCTAGCTTCAACTTCATGCCTGGCATGCCTTTCCAGACTTTCCCTCCCATGATTGCT aaagaagaaaacggGCTTCTGAGCGGAAAGGATGAGATGGAGAGTGGGTCAGGAAGTGAACGAGTTGAAGAAAAGTCAGGGAACGAGCACGAGAGTGAACAGCTTCCCAAGAAGATCAAACGTTACCACAGGCACACCGCTAGCCAGATCCAAGAAATGGAAGC TTTGTTTAAGGAATGTCCACACCCAGATGACAAGCAGAGGCTGAAACTCAGCCAAGAACTTGGCCTCAAACCTCGCCAGGTCAAGTTCTGGTTCCAAAACCGGCGAACTCAGATGAAG GCACAGCAAGACAGGACAGATAATGCGATCCTTAAAGTGGAGAATGAGACTCTAAGGCAGGAGAATTTCCGGCTGCAAAGGGCGCTGAATAATGTTGTGTGCCCTAATTGTGGAGGTCCATGTATGATAGATGGGGAGATGGGCTTGGACGAACAGCAACTTCGCCTTGAAAACTCCCGGCTCAGAGAAGAG CTAGAACGTGTTTCTTCATGTCTCGCTTCCCAATATGCTGGCCGGCCAATAGAAGCAATGCAAGCAGCTGCTACATTTATGCCGCCCCCTTCATTGGATTTAGATATGAATATCTATTCGAGGCATTTCCAAGACCCTATGGCTTCATGCACAGACATGATTCCTGTGCCCATGTTAATGCCTCCGGAAACAGCTTATCACTTCCCTGAAGCCGGTTTATTATTGGAAGAGGAAAAGCCAATTGCATTGGAGCTTGCCGTTTCATCCATGGATGAACTTGTGAAGATGTGCCGAGGAACTGAACCCCTTTGGATCCGTAACAACGAAAATGGAAGAGAAGTGCTTAATCTTGAGGAGCATGCAAGGATGTTTCCGTGGCCCTTGAACCTGAGGCACCACTCGAATGAGCTCAGGACAGAAGCCAGCCGTGATAGTGCCGTTGTTATAATGAATAGCATCACCTTGGTCGATGCTTTCCTTGATGCT AATAAGTGGATGGAATTGTTTCCTTCAATTGTTTCAAGAGCAAAAACTGTTCAAGTTCTATCATCAGGAGATTCTGGTCATGCAAGTGGCTCTCTTCAACTG ATGTATGCGGAATTGCAAGTTCTCTCTCCTTTGGTACCCACTCGTGAGGGTCACTTCCTTCGTTATTGCCAACAGAATGCCGAGGAATCTGGGACATGGGCAATTGTTGACTTTCCAATTGATAGCTTTCATGATAACCTTGAGCCTTCCTTTCCCAGATACAAGAGACGGCCCTCTGGCTGCCTAATTCAAGATATGCCAAATGGCTACTCAAGA GTTACGTGGATAGAACATGCAGAGGTAGAGGAGAAACCGGTACATCAATTTTTTAGCGACTTCGTCTATAGTGGGATGGCGTTTGGAGCACAGCGCTGGTTAGCTGTCTTGCAGAGACAATGTGAAAGAGTAGCAAGCCTGATGGCGCGAAATATCTCCGACCTTGGAG TGATACCTTCTCCGGAAGCACGAAAGAACTTGATGAAGCTGGCTCAAAGAATGCTCAGAATATTCTGCGTCAACATCAGCACTTCTAGTGGGTTGATTTGGACGGCTCTATCAGATTCCCCTGATGACAGTGTTAGAATTGCTACGAGGAAAATCACAGAGCCTGGACAACCAAACGGGCTCATACTCTGTGCTGTATCCTCTACTTGGCTGCCGTACCCTCATAATCATGTCTTTGGTCTCCTGAGAGATGAACGCCGTAGATCTCAG cTGGATGTTATCTCCAATGGGAATTCCTTGCATGAGGTGGCTCATATAGCAAACGGCTCTCATCCAGGAAATTGCGTCTCTCTTCTTCGCATCAAC gtggCCAGCAACTCATCCCAGCATGTAGAGCTAATGCTCCAAGAGAGCTGCACCGACGATTCCGGGAGCCTCGTTGTGTACACCACCATCGACGTTGACTCCATTCAGCTTGCTATGAGCGGCGAGGACCCCTCCTGCATTCCCCTCCTACCCATGGGGTTTGTCATCGTTCCAGTTGGATCCACCGGCGAAACAACTAATATTTCTGAAGATGGCAACCCAAATATCCCATCATCCGAAGAGGGAAATTCGCCTACTTCTTCGGGCTGTCTCCTCACAGTTGTAGTCCAAGATCTTGTAAGCACAATTCCATCGGCAAAGCTCAACCTCTCGAGCGTTACTTCCATCAACAACCACTTGTGTAACGCGTTGCACCAGATTACTGCCGCTCTCAGTAGCACCACCAGCAAAACTAGCTGCCCTGATAATGCTAGTGCTCTAGGCTGA
- the LOC121234299 gene encoding homeobox-leucine zipper protein HDG5-like isoform X2 codes for MESGSGSERVEEKSGNEHESEQLPKKIKRYHRHTASQIQEMEALFKECPHPDDKQRLKLSQELGLKPRQVKFWFQNRRTQMKAQQDRTDNAILKVENETLRQENFRLQRALNNVVCPNCGGPCMIDGEMGLDEQQLRLENSRLREELERVSSCLASQYAGRPIEAMQAAATFMPPPSLDLDMNIYSRHFQDPMASCTDMIPVPMLMPPETAYHFPEAGLLLEEEKPIALELAVSSMDELVKMCRGTEPLWIRNNENGREVLNLEEHARMFPWPLNLRHHSNELRTEASRDSAVVIMNSITLVDAFLDANKWMELFPSIVSRAKTVQVLSSGDSGHASGSLQLMYAELQVLSPLVPTREGHFLRYCQQNAEESGTWAIVDFPIDSFHDNLEPSFPRYKRRPSGCLIQDMPNGYSRVTWIEHAEVEEKPVHQFFSDFVYSGMAFGAQRWLAVLQRQCERVASLMARNISDLGVIPSPEARKNLMKLAQRMLRIFCVNISTSSGLIWTALSDSPDDSVRIATRKITEPGQPNGLILCAVSSTWLPYPHNHVFGLLRDERRRSQLDVISNGNSLHEVAHIANGSHPGNCVSLLRINVASNSSQHVELMLQESCTDDSGSLVVYTTIDVDSIQLAMSGEDPSCIPLLPMGFVIVPVGSTGETTNISEDGNPNIPSSEEGNSPTSSGCLLTVVVQDLVSTIPSAKLNLSSVTSINNHLCNALHQITAALSSTTSKTSCPDNASALG; via the exons ATGGAGAGTGGGTCAGGAAGTGAACGAGTTGAAGAAAAGTCAGGGAACGAGCACGAGAGTGAACAGCTTCCCAAGAAGATCAAACGTTACCACAGGCACACCGCTAGCCAGATCCAAGAAATGGAAGC TTTGTTTAAGGAATGTCCACACCCAGATGACAAGCAGAGGCTGAAACTCAGCCAAGAACTTGGCCTCAAACCTCGCCAGGTCAAGTTCTGGTTCCAAAACCGGCGAACTCAGATGAAG GCACAGCAAGACAGGACAGATAATGCGATCCTTAAAGTGGAGAATGAGACTCTAAGGCAGGAGAATTTCCGGCTGCAAAGGGCGCTGAATAATGTTGTGTGCCCTAATTGTGGAGGTCCATGTATGATAGATGGGGAGATGGGCTTGGACGAACAGCAACTTCGCCTTGAAAACTCCCGGCTCAGAGAAGAG CTAGAACGTGTTTCTTCATGTCTCGCTTCCCAATATGCTGGCCGGCCAATAGAAGCAATGCAAGCAGCTGCTACATTTATGCCGCCCCCTTCATTGGATTTAGATATGAATATCTATTCGAGGCATTTCCAAGACCCTATGGCTTCATGCACAGACATGATTCCTGTGCCCATGTTAATGCCTCCGGAAACAGCTTATCACTTCCCTGAAGCCGGTTTATTATTGGAAGAGGAAAAGCCAATTGCATTGGAGCTTGCCGTTTCATCCATGGATGAACTTGTGAAGATGTGCCGAGGAACTGAACCCCTTTGGATCCGTAACAACGAAAATGGAAGAGAAGTGCTTAATCTTGAGGAGCATGCAAGGATGTTTCCGTGGCCCTTGAACCTGAGGCACCACTCGAATGAGCTCAGGACAGAAGCCAGCCGTGATAGTGCCGTTGTTATAATGAATAGCATCACCTTGGTCGATGCTTTCCTTGATGCT AATAAGTGGATGGAATTGTTTCCTTCAATTGTTTCAAGAGCAAAAACTGTTCAAGTTCTATCATCAGGAGATTCTGGTCATGCAAGTGGCTCTCTTCAACTG ATGTATGCGGAATTGCAAGTTCTCTCTCCTTTGGTACCCACTCGTGAGGGTCACTTCCTTCGTTATTGCCAACAGAATGCCGAGGAATCTGGGACATGGGCAATTGTTGACTTTCCAATTGATAGCTTTCATGATAACCTTGAGCCTTCCTTTCCCAGATACAAGAGACGGCCCTCTGGCTGCCTAATTCAAGATATGCCAAATGGCTACTCAAGA GTTACGTGGATAGAACATGCAGAGGTAGAGGAGAAACCGGTACATCAATTTTTTAGCGACTTCGTCTATAGTGGGATGGCGTTTGGAGCACAGCGCTGGTTAGCTGTCTTGCAGAGACAATGTGAAAGAGTAGCAAGCCTGATGGCGCGAAATATCTCCGACCTTGGAG TGATACCTTCTCCGGAAGCACGAAAGAACTTGATGAAGCTGGCTCAAAGAATGCTCAGAATATTCTGCGTCAACATCAGCACTTCTAGTGGGTTGATTTGGACGGCTCTATCAGATTCCCCTGATGACAGTGTTAGAATTGCTACGAGGAAAATCACAGAGCCTGGACAACCAAACGGGCTCATACTCTGTGCTGTATCCTCTACTTGGCTGCCGTACCCTCATAATCATGTCTTTGGTCTCCTGAGAGATGAACGCCGTAGATCTCAG cTGGATGTTATCTCCAATGGGAATTCCTTGCATGAGGTGGCTCATATAGCAAACGGCTCTCATCCAGGAAATTGCGTCTCTCTTCTTCGCATCAAC gtggCCAGCAACTCATCCCAGCATGTAGAGCTAATGCTCCAAGAGAGCTGCACCGACGATTCCGGGAGCCTCGTTGTGTACACCACCATCGACGTTGACTCCATTCAGCTTGCTATGAGCGGCGAGGACCCCTCCTGCATTCCCCTCCTACCCATGGGGTTTGTCATCGTTCCAGTTGGATCCACCGGCGAAACAACTAATATTTCTGAAGATGGCAACCCAAATATCCCATCATCCGAAGAGGGAAATTCGCCTACTTCTTCGGGCTGTCTCCTCACAGTTGTAGTCCAAGATCTTGTAAGCACAATTCCATCGGCAAAGCTCAACCTCTCGAGCGTTACTTCCATCAACAACCACTTGTGTAACGCGTTGCACCAGATTACTGCCGCTCTCAGTAGCACCACCAGCAAAACTAGCTGCCCTGATAATGCTAGTGCTCTAGGCTGA